Proteins from a single region of Mytilus trossulus isolate FHL-02 chromosome 2, PNRI_Mtr1.1.1.hap1, whole genome shotgun sequence:
- the LOC134707310 gene encoding cyclin-H-like, with the protein MFSTSTQKKHWTFTGETQITQNKRDTNYKYVNKHGGANLDDETKEKKYLTFTEERILGRHFEHVLREFCNVFQPPMPKYVMGTAMCYFKRFYVKHSVMDYHPKDIMLTCVYLASKVEEFNVSITQFVGNLKGDRDKFTNIILSFELMLMKKLHYHLTVHNPYRPLEGLIIDLKTRYKSIEKSRIDKIRKLAEDFLDKSLASNVSLVFAPSQIALAAILSSAENDKVSLDSYMSDVLLAGAAPEDVKKTVYQIKRIRYMVSTQEPVQKDMVGPIQRKLEQCRNQENNPDSEIYKRKLQEMLDDEDEIQSQKRMKIEEEEKKAEQELVLGVI; encoded by the exons ATGTTTTCTACTAGTACACAGAAAAAACATTGGACATTTACAGGCGAAACACagataacacaaaataaaagagatactaattataaatatgtaaataaacatgGTGGAgctaatcttgat GATGAAACAAAAGAGAAGAAATACTTAACATTTACTGAAGAGAGGATCCTTGGTCGACATTTTGAGCATGTACTCCGTGAATTTTGTAATGTCTTCCAACCTCCTATGCCAAAATATGTAATG ggtacagctatgtgttattttaaGAGGTTTTATGTGAAGCATTCTGTGATGGACTATCATCCTAAAGATATCAT gttgACATGTGTTTATTTAGCCAGTAAAGTGGAGGAATTTAATGTTTCTATCACACAGTTTGTAGGAAATTTAAAAGGAGATAGAGACAAGTTTACCAATATAATTCTAAGTTTTGAACTTATGTTAATGAAGAAATTACATTACCATTTAACTGTACATAACCCATATAGACCTCTGGAAGGTCTTATCATAGACCTCAAG ACTAGGTATAAATCTATAGAAAAAAGTCGTATAGATAAGATACGCAAACTTGCTGAGGATTTCTTAGACAAGTCCTTAGCCAGTAATGTCAGCTTGGTATTTGCTCCATCACAGATTGCATTGGCAGCCATCTTAAGCAGTGCAGAAAATGACAAAGTCAGTTTGGATAG TTACATGTCTGATGTGTTGTTGGCCGGAGCTGCACCTGAAGATGTCAAGAAAACAGTTTACCAGATAAAAC gTATAAGATATATGGTCAGTACACAGGAACCTGTTCAGAAAGATATGGTTGGACCAATACAGAGGAAGTTAGAACAGTGTAGAAACCAGGAAAATAATCCGGACAGTGAAAT ttataaaaGAAAGCTGCAGGAAATGTTAGATGATGAAGATGAGATACAATCAcagaaaagaatgaaaattgaagaa GAAGAAAAGAAGGCAGAACAGGAATTAGTTTTAGGTGTGATATGA